A DNA window from Anastrepha obliqua isolate idAnaObli1 chromosome 5, idAnaObli1_1.0, whole genome shotgun sequence contains the following coding sequences:
- the LOC129247454 gene encoding histone H2A has product MSGRGKGGKVKGKAKSRSNRAGLQFPVGRIHRLLRKGNYAERVGAGAPVYLAAVMEYLAAEVLELAGNAARDNKKTRIIPRHLQLAIRNDEELNKLLSGVTIAQGGVLPNIQAVLLPKKTEKKA; this is encoded by the coding sequence atgtcaggccgtggtaaaggtggtaaagttaagggaaaggcaaagtcccgttcaaatcgtgctggtcttcaatttccagttggtcgtattcatcgtttgttgcgcaaaggcaattatgctgagcgtgttggtgccggtgctccagtttatctagctgcagttatggaatatttagcagctgaagttcttgaattggctggtaatgctgctcgtgataacaaaaagacaagaatcatcccacgtcatttacaattggccatccgcaacgatgaagaattgaataaattgttgtctggtgtaactattgctcaaggtggtgttttgcctaatattcaagctgtacttttgccaaagaagaccgaaaagaaagcataa
- the LOC129248404 gene encoding histone H2A translates to MSGRGKGGKVKGKAKSRSNRAGLQFPVGRIHRLLRKGNYAERVGAGAPVYLAAVMEYLAAEVLELAGNAARDNKKTRIIPRHLQLAIRNDEELNKLLSGVTIAQGGVLPNIQAVLLPKKTEKKA, encoded by the coding sequence cgtggtaaaggtggtaaagttaagggaaaggcaaagtcccgttcaaatcgtgctggtcttcaatttccagttggtcgtattcatcgtttgttgcgcaaaggcaattatgctgagcgtgttggtgccggtgctccagtttatctagctgcagttatggaatatttagcagctgaagttcttgaattggctggtaatgctgctcgtgataacaaaaagacaagaatcatcccacgtcatttacaattggccatccgcaacgatgaagaattgaataaattgttgtctggtgtaactattgctcaaggtggtgttttgcctaatattcaagctgtacttttgccaaagaagaccgaaaagaaagcataa